The Bacilli bacterium genome contains a region encoding:
- a CDS encoding ABC transporter ATP-binding protein, which yields MDDRTETVLSVQGLWKKIGRKMIIRDISFEIGAGEIFGFLGPNGSGKTTTIRMLVGLVRPTKGSVLICGKDVQREHDEALAQVGSIVENPEMYSFMSGMENLLHFARMQPNVTSERIDEVVELVGLTERIHDKVKTYSLGMKQRLGLAQALLGRPKLLILDEPTNGLDPQGIKELRDFIHRLADTGIGILISSHLLSEVQLICERVAIIKNGEVIAIGRVDELLRHTGTRIVWHVDDAAKASGILRQYCAKNNLELLPFLADTDAPVAEHAEKVAAEMDAALLPEINARFVQAGIRVFAAQAKQPSLEELFLNMTGGDRID from the coding sequence ATGGATGATCGTACGGAAACGGTGCTATCGGTTCAAGGGCTTTGGAAAAAGATCGGCAGAAAAATGATCATTCGCGACATTTCCTTTGAGATCGGCGCAGGCGAAATATTCGGTTTCCTCGGACCGAACGGCTCCGGCAAGACGACAACGATCCGCATGCTTGTCGGGCTTGTCAGACCGACCAAAGGAAGCGTACTGATTTGCGGCAAAGATGTACAGCGCGAACATGACGAGGCGTTGGCGCAAGTCGGTTCGATTGTGGAAAATCCGGAAATGTACAGCTTTATGTCGGGCATGGAAAACTTGCTGCATTTCGCCCGCATGCAGCCGAATGTCACATCCGAACGGATTGATGAAGTCGTGGAACTGGTGGGGCTCACGGAGCGCATCCACGACAAAGTAAAAACCTATTCTTTGGGCATGAAGCAGCGTTTGGGGCTGGCGCAGGCTTTGCTTGGCCGACCGAAGCTGTTGATTCTCGATGAGCCGACAAACGGGCTTGATCCGCAAGGAATCAAAGAGTTGCGCGATTTTATTCACCGCCTGGCGGATACGGGCATCGGCATCCTGATTTCCAGCCACTTGCTAAGTGAAGTGCAGTTGATTTGCGAACGCGTCGCGATTATCAAAAACGGCGAAGTAATCGCCATCGGCCGGGTGGACGAGCTTCTGCGGCATACCGGAACGAGAATCGTCTGGCATGTGGATGATGCGGCGAAAGCATCCGGCATCCTGCGGCAATATTGCGCAAAAAACAATTTGGAACTGCTGCCGTTCCTGGCGGATACGGATGCTCCGGTTGCGGAACATGCGGAAAAGGTGGCGGCGGAAATGGACGCGGCGCTCCTTCCGGAGATCAACGCCCGCTTTGTGCAGGCGGGAATTCGCGTATTTGCGGCGCAAGCGAAACAGCCGTCGCTGGAAGAGTTATTTTTAAACATGACGGGAGGTGACCGAATTGATTAG
- a CDS encoding ABC transporter permease, producing the protein MISLLPLIQNETLKILRKKRFLVIVLILVVLIPVFTYAQLKMAQEQRKQFGTADWHVIVQQKITDYTNSLGSARVPQEWKNWRKVQIQQLQYYLDHDVDPSAPNGVTFAIGFMNNAVTLFIPLLVLAVASDLVSGERSSGTIKMLLARPVARWKVLTGKLISLLMFTSLIVLLTAALAYLISGAVFGYGGWSMPLFTGFQIAGADVIDVNVHAVPGWLYMIMQGGLIWFAALAVACLSFMVTVLVRSTAASIVIMMAAIIAGGILTNMASSWKAAKYLFVVNLSLTDYLQGNLPPIPGMSLPFSLAVLTIWALAALCVAYAVFLRQDILS; encoded by the coding sequence TTGATTAGCCTGCTGCCGCTCATCCAGAACGAGACGTTGAAAATTTTGCGAAAAAAAAGGTTTCTCGTGATCGTATTGATTCTGGTTGTGCTCATCCCGGTGTTTACATACGCACAGCTGAAAATGGCGCAAGAGCAGCGCAAGCAATTCGGCACCGCCGATTGGCACGTAATCGTGCAGCAGAAAATTACCGATTACACAAACAGTTTGGGCAGTGCGCGCGTGCCGCAAGAGTGGAAAAATTGGCGCAAGGTGCAAATTCAGCAGTTGCAATACTACCTGGATCATGATGTCGATCCGAGCGCGCCGAACGGAGTTACGTTTGCGATCGGATTTATGAATAACGCGGTTACGTTGTTCATTCCGCTGTTGGTGCTTGCCGTCGCAAGCGACCTTGTTTCCGGCGAACGCTCATCCGGCACGATCAAGATGCTTTTGGCGCGTCCGGTGGCGCGATGGAAAGTGCTGACCGGCAAGCTGATCTCCTTGCTCATGTTTACATCGCTCATCGTGTTGTTGACCGCGGCTTTGGCCTATCTGATTTCCGGCGCGGTGTTCGGCTATGGCGGCTGGAGCATGCCCTTGTTTACCGGATTTCAGATTGCCGGTGCGGACGTGATCGATGTGAATGTGCACGCCGTGCCGGGCTGGCTTTACATGATCATGCAAGGCGGCTTGATCTGGTTCGCCGCGCTTGCGGTTGCTTGCCTGTCGTTCATGGTTACCGTGCTCGTGCGCAGCACGGCGGCCAGCATCGTCATCATGATGGCGGCGATTATCGCCGGAGGCATTCTAACGAATATGGCTTCATCGTGGAAAGCCGCCAAATATTTGTTCGTCGTGAATTTATCGCTGACCGACTATTTGCAGGGCAATTTGCCGCCGATTCCCGGCATGAGCTTGCCGTTTTCGCTGGCTGTGCTGACGATTTGGGCGTTGGCTGCGCTCTGTGTCGCTTATGCCGTTTTCCTGCGGCAAGATATTTTAAGTTGA
- a CDS encoding DUF3990 domain-containing protein — MKEIIFPQLLYHGTLDLHLESFQKRLLNHIYWRPDRDFGAGFYTTISLSQAKKWACQTAEKYVGIKTANPIVLAVELVKVPDDAEYRLFLTESLSWAAFVFVHRQNTRRDFDPCDRHPELLIGPMADNNTGAIVQDAVKLNKDVQWFHDQITRTPAGRRLDSSRLGNQVVFASERFETYLQLCGHYAFNGRRWQYHDSAGKSEIGSL; from the coding sequence GTGAAGGAAATTATTTTTCCACAATTGTTATACCACGGAACGTTGGATCTGCACCTCGAGTCATTTCAAAAACGGCTGCTCAACCATATCTATTGGCGTCCTGACAGAGATTTTGGCGCCGGTTTTTATACCACTATCTCGCTATCGCAGGCAAAGAAATGGGCATGCCAAACAGCGGAAAAATATGTCGGGATAAAGACGGCGAACCCGATTGTGTTGGCAGTGGAACTTGTGAAAGTTCCGGATGACGCGGAATATCGGCTGTTTCTGACCGAGTCGCTCAGCTGGGCGGCATTCGTTTTTGTCCACCGACAAAACACAAGGCGGGATTTCGATCCGTGCGATCGCCATCCGGAATTGCTGATCGGGCCGATGGCGGACAACAATACTGGCGCAATCGTGCAAGATGCGGTAAAATTAAATAAAGATGTGCAGTGGTTTCATGATCAAATTACGCGGACACCGGCGGGGAGGCGCCTGGACTCTTCCCGTTTGGGCAATCAGGTCGTATTTGCTTCCGAGCGGTTTGAAACTTATCTCCAATTATGCGGGCATTATGCCTTTAACGGAAGAAGGTGGCAGTATCATGACAGTGCAGGCAAGAGCGAAATTGGATCGCTATGA
- a CDS encoding formylglycine-generating enzyme family protein translates to MSEGMKACCSASRLDMPGFARTKFHFGEKSAKSAGKKPFDKKQILERMIVIPAGTFAMGTDSREGFWADGEGPVRMVTLDSFRISPYAVTNREFQAFVEDTGYVTEAEQFGWSFVFHLLVSEKIKSEVKRVPQQTPWWYVVDGAYWAKPEGPDSTIADRMDHPVVHVSWNDALAFCKWAGMRLPTEAEWEYAARGGLKQQTFPWGNELTPNGEHRCNVWQGDFPRENTREDGYLGTAPVNAFEPNGFGLYNVAGNVWEWCSDWFSPRYHQATASRNPHFAKETGRRSMRGGSYLCHSSYCNRYRVAARTSNTPDSSAGNLGFRVAADLA, encoded by the coding sequence ATGTCTGAGGGAATGAAAGCGTGCTGCTCAGCGTCCAGATTGGACATGCCCGGTTTTGCCCGAACAAAGTTTCATTTTGGCGAAAAATCGGCAAAAAGCGCCGGTAAGAAGCCATTTGACAAAAAACAGATACTTGAGCGGATGATTGTGATTCCCGCCGGCACGTTTGCCATGGGCACGGACAGTCGCGAAGGGTTTTGGGCGGACGGCGAAGGCCCCGTGCGGATGGTAACGCTGGATTCGTTCCGCATATCGCCATATGCCGTAACCAACCGGGAATTTCAGGCGTTTGTGGAAGATACGGGCTATGTGACGGAAGCGGAGCAATTCGGCTGGTCATTTGTGTTTCATTTGCTTGTATCCGAAAAAATAAAATCCGAGGTTAAGCGTGTGCCGCAGCAAACGCCGTGGTGGTATGTGGTTGACGGCGCGTATTGGGCCAAGCCGGAAGGGCCGGATTCGACGATCGCGGACAGAATGGATCATCCTGTCGTGCATGTGTCCTGGAACGACGCGCTTGCTTTCTGCAAATGGGCGGGTATGCGTTTGCCGACGGAAGCGGAGTGGGAATATGCGGCCCGCGGCGGTCTTAAACAGCAAACGTTTCCATGGGGCAACGAACTGACGCCAAACGGAGAACACCGCTGCAATGTTTGGCAAGGAGACTTTCCGCGCGAAAATACGAGAGAGGACGGGTATCTCGGCACCGCTCCCGTTAACGCTTTTGAACCGAACGGATTCGGGTTGTATAACGTTGCCGGCAATGTGTGGGAGTGGTGCTCCGATTGGTTTTCCCCCCGGTATCACCAGGCGACCGCTTCGCGCAATCCGCATTTTGCAAAAGAAACGGGGCGCCGTTCGATGCGGGGCGGTTCCTACTTGTGCCACAGCTCCTATTGCAACCGTTACAGAGTTGCCGCGCGCACTTCCAACACGCCGGATAGTTCCGCGGGCAATCTCGGTTTTCGGGTAGCGGCGGATTTGGCGTAA
- a CDS encoding GDSL-type esterase/lipase family protein — translation MRSSRLIWRATALFSILTALMFAAGFAYAVKDILAPNQAWPKPQKQEHPAQNRLAKAGEYSIVALGDSLTKGTGDVTGKGYVGNTRDLLAKKTGKPVRILANLGINGYETGQLLDDLRTKPNVAYLLKQANIVLFTIGGNDLFQLALKELDLTTAIDPTALYNRMPEALQRMDAIFAALVKINPQAKIMYIGLYNPFADLDETKKSSEAIQKWNADVFQIANRYPNVTVLPTFDLFQTKLSQYLYSDHFHPNETGYARIAERIVQDLP, via the coding sequence ATGCGCTCATCTCGCTTGATCTGGCGCGCGACGGCGCTTTTTTCCATTTTAACCGCGCTTATGTTTGCGGCCGGATTTGCCTATGCGGTAAAAGATATTTTGGCGCCGAATCAAGCCTGGCCCAAGCCGCAAAAACAGGAGCATCCGGCGCAGAATCGTTTGGCGAAAGCCGGCGAGTACAGCATCGTCGCCCTGGGCGACTCGCTCACCAAAGGAACGGGCGATGTCACCGGCAAAGGCTATGTCGGCAACACGCGCGACTTGTTGGCGAAAAAAACGGGAAAACCGGTGCGCATCTTGGCAAACCTCGGCATCAACGGCTATGAAACCGGCCAATTGCTCGACGACTTGCGCACAAAACCGAATGTGGCTTATTTGCTGAAGCAAGCAAATATAGTGCTTTTTACGATTGGCGGCAACGACTTGTTTCAGTTGGCGTTAAAAGAATTGGACCTGACAACAGCGATCGACCCGACGGCGCTGTATAACCGGATGCCGGAAGCCTTGCAGCGGATGGACGCCATTTTTGCGGCATTGGTGAAAATCAATCCGCAGGCAAAAATCATGTACATCGGGTTGTATAATCCGTTTGCCGATCTGGATGAGACAAAGAAAAGCTCCGAAGCGATCCAGAAGTGGAACGCCGATGTGTTCCAAATTGCCAATCGATATCCCAATGTGACCGTGCTGCCGACGTTTGATTTGTTCCAGACGAAGCTATCGCAATACTTGTACTCCGATCATTTTCACCCGAATGAAACGGGCTATGCGCGAATAGCCGAGCGGATCGTGCAGGATCTGCCGTGA